In the Pseudochaenichthys georgianus chromosome 1, fPseGeo1.2, whole genome shotgun sequence genome, one interval contains:
- the samd1b gene encoding sterile alpha motif domain-containing protein 1: MSEPNKYREWILETIDSLRLRKARPDLERICRMVRRRHGSDPDRTRTELEKLIQEQTVLKVSYKGSISYRNAAKVQRKSRKKSEFTAAGSSSSGAEAARERTKHHHPNNNSAHSFTDQEEEEEDSEPSPGPLTQTSATDKKPKPASSPSSGNGFQSCGATSGCAVGSGSEEEKASAPRDEGLGQQGVGDCNITHAHDDGGGDASGITPSKADAVRGENERCLSRDDTQNKTSSGSVGDHPQQQRETAPLKPKLEVGGGGGTITAGNHANSDLGDRLVASVRRLSEKSIRGDSTSATRGHMQPLGLKEILGYLSSQERLSEEKLTRGKVKVVMEREVARGRLRRTRYGNITLPLRGVVTEDPSTADRLVKSALQDTVTKPPSPSPRENEAMETASEEEEEEEDPRSSDEEEGLSPVAMTTDPELIEKTSEDAPEIQAASKQESSPQQHGGKGMGGIDSLTRMELPPVQGASLCSCNSAHLEERAVRPDQLQKEAHDDTTNHTSSGFNSLECKTEVGMSSCLLTPTASPRDSGVCEERGMNGGLGGGGGFIKSEGTIGSPMDWTVSDVVSYFTEAGFPEQAAAFGTQEIDGKSLLLMQRNDVLTGLSIRLGPALKIYERHVKVLQKTHFDEEDC; encoded by the exons ATGTCCGAGCCCAATAAGTACCGAGAGTGGATCCTGGAAACAATCGACTCTCTCCGCTTGAGGAAAGCCCGTCCCGATCTGGAGAGGATTTGTCGAATGGTCCGAAGACGACACGGGTCAGACCCGGACCGAACCAGGACAGAACTGGAGAAACTGATACAAGAGCAGACCGTGCTCAAAGTTAGCTACAAGGGCTCCATATCGTACCGGAATGCGGCGAAGGTGCAGAGGAAAAGCCGAAAGAAGAGTGAGTTTACGGCCgctggcagcagcagcagcggcgcgGAGGCAGCGAGGGAGCGGACCAAACACCACCATCCGAACAACAACAGTGCTCACAGCTTCACCGaccaggaggaggaagaggaggactcGGAGCCCAGCCCAGGTCCCCTCACTCAAACATCAGCCACCGACAAGAAACCCAAGCCTGCCTCCAGCCCGAGTAGCGGAAACGGGTTCCAGAGCTGTGGCGCAACATCGGGCTGCGCTGTCGGGAGCGGCAGTGAAGAGGAGAAAGCAAGTGCTCCTAGAGACGAGGGATTAGGACAGCAGGGAGTGGGGGACTGTAACATAACACACGCACACGACGACGGCGGTGGCGATGCCAGCGGGATAACGCCGAGCAAAGCCGATGCAGTTCGGGGAGAAAATGAGCGGTGTTTGTCCCGAGATGACACCCAGAACAAAACTTCCTCCGGGAGCGTCGGGGACCACCCGCAGCAACAGAGAGAGACTGCGCCCCTCAAGCCCAAACTTGAAGTCGGAGGAGGAGGGGGCACCATAACAGCGGGGAACCACGCCAACTCAGACCTGGGCGACAGACTGGTGGCTTCTGTTCGCCGCCTGTCCGAAAAGAGCATCCGAGGGGACTCTACCAGCGCCACCAGAGGCCACATGCAGCCGCTCGGGCTGAAGGAGATCCTGGGCTACCTGAGCAGCCAAGAGCGGCTGTCGGAGGAGAAGCTGACCCGAGGCAAAGTCAAAGTGGTCATGGAGAGAGAGGTGGCGAGGGGCCGGCTACGCAGGACCCGCTACGGGAACATCACTTTGCCGCTGAGGGGGGTGGTGACGGAGGACCCGAGTACCGCGGACAGACTTGTGAAGAGCGCACTGCAGGACACGGTGACAAAG CCGCCGTCCCCCTCTCCCAGGGAGAATGAGGCGATGGAAACAGCcagtgaagaagaggaggaggaggaggatcccCGGAGCTCAGACGAGGAGGAAGGTCTATCCCCTGTAGCCATGACAACCGATCCGGAGCTCATTGAGAAAACCTCAGAAGATGCTCCAGAGATCCAGGCGGCATCAAAGCAGGAGAGCTCCCCGCAGCAGCACGGGGGTAAAG GGATGGGTGGGATTGATTCCCTCACCAGGATGGAGCTTCCACCTGTTCAAGGAGCTTCACTGTGCTCATGTAACAGCGCACACTTAGAGGAGAGAGCTGTCCGTCCTGATCAGCTACAGAAGGAGGCACAT GATGACACAACCAACCACACCTCCTCAGGCTTTAACA GCCTGGAGTGTAAGACAGAGGTTGGCATGTCGTCCTGCCTGCTTACACCCACTGCCTCCCCGAGAGACTCCGGCGTGTGTGAGGAGCGAGGGATGAACGGAGGACTTGGCGGTGGAGGAGG GTTTATAAAGTCCGAGGGGACCATTGGGAGCCCTATGGACTGGACAGTGTCTGATGTGGTCAGTTATTTCACAGAAGCAGGTTTCCCTGAGCAGGCGGCTGCATTCGGGACCCAG GAAATCGATGGCAAGTCTCTTCTCCTGATGCAGCGTAACGATGTTTTGACCGGCCTGTCGATCAGACTCGGCCCCGCCCTCAAGATCTACGAGCGCCATGTAAAGGTTCTGCAGAAAACACACTTTGATGAGGAGGACTGTTAA